A stretch of Aedes aegypti strain LVP_AGWG chromosome 2, AaegL5.0 Primary Assembly, whole genome shotgun sequence DNA encodes these proteins:
- the LOC5576041 gene encoding solute carrier family 12 member 8 — MPERNNVDWSRYGLGNDDSSPTDRARTRGNVGGFVDLGNEYDYGAGGHHASGRDEIFAEDQGDKPWWRSNFFISQPVLFGTWDGVFTSCLINIFGVIVFLRSGWIVAEAGIMHAVLIIFCAVAIALVSVLSAVGICERCRVESGGVYFLIAHTLGSRFGGSLGMLYCFGQAVGCALNVLGFGESMAGLVGLEGNKWAIRLFAIAAVLLLGVINVAGVKWVVKLQFALLIILLVSALNFMVGSFTGEDPEHGFDGWGQGNMALNLWPKYSEGTTWFTVFGVFFPTITGILSGINMSGDLRAPSTDIPNGTLAALSTSTFLYMVFILFLGATCQRYTLLTDFMIAVKVSAVPFLLLAGIYVSSMSSCLGAMYGTPRVLQSIANENVIPGIGKLGMGRGPNKVPLYAMAVVATVTTTFIIVGDINTLAPIVTMPFLLTYACIDYSYFALAQTFDIQNIREERFRIQAQSPLYETRNYGTTGDYQENNDLDQLFPERTRHKNLSSPTNSPHHVPSSATSNRNARSVANGGTSGSGYPNGGLSNSTSMNSEVIFRDGTGNGSTAGTNSLSEADDEPIAPIRPPIHSKTKNWYSGFCNRWASLMGAGIKVFVMFLVNWVFALICMGTVFVLWFYVGTANPAVKPGLAHEFRFFVWLKNAVFRCFGKRVHDYEQVVVTPSCPNVPLSAAQLNEENEDFASRRRYHQSAVVQGHYVDEV; from the exons ATGCCGGAAAGGAACAACGTAGATTGGTCTCG ATACGGATTAGGCAACGATGATTCATCCCCCACCGATAGGGCCCGTACCCGGGGGAACGTCGGGGGATTTGTAGATTTGGGTAACGAATATGACTACGGTGCAGGTGGCCACCATGCGTCCGGACGGGATGAGATCTTCGCGGAGGATCAAGGCGATAAGCCCTGGTGGAGGAGCAACTTTTTCATATCACAACCGGTGCTATTTGGGACCTGGGACGGAGTGTTCACGTCCTGTCTGATCAACATCTTCGGAGTTATTGTATTCTTGCGTTCTGGATGGATTGTGGCGGAAGCGGGTATCATGCATGCTGTGCTGATAATTTTCTGCGCTGTTGCAATTGCTCTGGTATCGGTCCTGTCGGCCGTAGGAATCTGCGAACGTTGTCGAGTGGAAAGTGGAGGAGTTTATTTCTTGATAGCCCACACGTTGGGTTCCAGATTTGGAGGATCGCTCGGGATGTTGTACTGCTTTGGACAGGCAGTAGGATGCGCTCTGAACGTGTTAGGTTTCGGAGAATCTATGGCTGGATTGGTTGGTTTGGAAGGCAACAAATGGGCCATCCGATTGTTCGCAATAGCTGCGGTATTGCTTCTGGGAGTCATCAATGTGGCCGGAGTTAAGTGGGTCGTAAAGTTACAGTTTGCTTTGCTGATTATTCTACTGGTGTCAGCATTGAACTTCATGGTGGGTAGTTTCACCGGTGAAGATCCTGAGCATGGATTCGATGGATGGGGTCAAGGCAATATGGCATTGAATCTTTGGCCCAAATATAGCGAAGGCACGACGTGGTTTACAGTTTTCGGAGTGTTCTTCCCAACGATCACCGGTATTCTCTCCGGAATTAACATGAGTGGTGATCTTCGAGCCCCCTCGACTGACATTCCAAACGGTACATTAGCTGCATTGAGTACTTCGACATTCCTGTATATGGTGTTCATTTTGTTCCTGGGAGCAACTTGCCAGAGATACACCTTGCTGACTGACTTCATGATTGCTGTGAAAGTATCGGCAGTGCCATTCCTTCTACTTGCTGGCATCTACGTATCAAGCATGTCATCCTGTCTGGGGGCGATGTATGGCACTCCACGTGTATTGCAAAGTATTGCAAATGAAAATGTCATTCCCGGAATCGGTAAACTCGGTATGGGTCGTGGTCCAAACAAGGTGCCACTTTATGCCATGGCTGTAGTGGCCACAGTAACCACTACCTTCATCATAGTTGGAGACATCAACACGTTGGCTCCAATTGTAACTATGCCATTCCTCCTCACCTATGCGTGCATCGATTATTCATACTTTGCCTTGGCACAAACGTTCGACATCCAAAACATCCGCGAAGAGCGCTTCCGGATACAAGCACAGAGCCCGTTGTACGAAACTAGAAACTATGGAACGACAGGCGACTACCAAGAAAATAATGATctcgatcagctgttcccagagCGAACGCGACACAAAAATCTTTCC AGTCCAACCAATTCACCGCACCACGTGCCTTCCAGTGCAACGTCCAACAGGAACGCCCGTTCGGTGGCAAACGGGGGAACCAGCGGCAGTGGCTACCCGAACGGAGGACTGTCCAACAGTACATCGATGAACAGTGAAGTGATATTCCGTGATGGAACCGGCAATGGCAGCACAGCTGGAACTAATTCCTTGTCCGAGGCGGATGATGAGCCGATCGCTCCGATAAGGCCACCGATTCACTCGAAAACGAAAAATTGGTATTCCGGGTTCTGCAATCGATGGGCTTCGTTGATGGGC GCCGGTATTAAGGTATTTGTGATGTTCCTAGTAAACTGGGTCTTCGCCCTGATTTGCATGGGAACTGTATTCGTACTATGGTTCTACGTCGGTACAGCAAATCCTGCCGTCAAGCCTGGATTAGCACATGAGTTCCGTTTCTTCGTGTGGCTCAAAAATGCCGTTTTCAGATGCTTTGG AAAACGAGTTCACGATTACGAGCAGGTAGTAGTGACACCTTCCTGTCCAAATGTTCCGTTGTCTGCCGCACAATTGAATGAAGAGAACGAAGACTTTGCTTCGCGACGAAGATATCATCAGTCAGCCGTCGTGCAGGGACATTATGTGGACGAAGTGTGA
- the LOC5576040 gene encoding survival of motor neuron-related-splicing factor 30 — MADDLQNYKLQLQQVEAALLTDPQNGELLKLKQDLEEVIDLTKDLIRAQQEAEQKKSAYVEPASTRYFEGGPSAAEKKQTKPTVIWKVGDKCSAKWIEDGQYYDATIESITDGGEVSVVFDAYQNRSTTTLSELKEQKIRNEVFPSNSNKRMRPNQKEYLKKKKQKKLQRFKELEEERETEKNKWLQFSAKSTKKAGVKCKSIFASPENVNGRVGIGTCGVSGKPMTEFTHGEKYRKGV; from the exons ATGGCAGACGATCTCCAAAACTACAAATTGCAACTACAACAG GTTGAAGCAGCTCTTCTGACGGATCCGCAAAATGGTGAACTGCTAAAGCTGAAGCAGGACCTGGAAGAGGTCATCGATCTGACGAAGGATTTGATCCGAGCCCAACAGGAAGCCGAGCAGAAAAAAAGCGCCTATGTGGAACCGGCCAGCACCAGATACTTCGAGGGTGGCCCTTCAGCGGCCGAGAAGAAACAAACGAAACCGACCGTAATCTGGAAGGTCGGCGACAAGTGCTCCGCCAAATGGATCGAAGATGGACA GTACTACGATGCCACAATTGAATCGATTACAGACGGTGGTGAAGTCAGTGTCGTTTTCGATGCATATCAGAATCGAAGCACTACGACACTATCGGAGCTAAAGGAACAGAAGATTCGGAACGAAGTATTTCCTTCAAATAGTAACAA ACGCATGCGACCCAATCAGAAGGAATACCTCAAAAAGAAGAAACAAAAGAAGCTCCAGCGCTTCAAGGAGCTGGAAGAGGAACGGGAAACGGAGAAGAACAAGTGGCTTCAATTTTCCGCCAAAAGCACCAAGAAGGCGGGAGTCAAGTGCAAGAGTATATTTGCTTCACCGGAGAATGTGAACGGTCGCGTTGGCATCGGGACTTGCGGAGTATCCGGTAAACCGATGACCGAGTTTACCCACGGGGAAAAGTACCGAAAGGGCGTGTAA